The Elaeis guineensis isolate ETL-2024a chromosome 14, EG11, whole genome shotgun sequence genomic sequence TGTTATACTAGatttatgtattttaaaaataagaatcgaattatatatataaatcgAATCTAAATCTGATACTTCATGAATTCCCAAAATGCAAGGATCTCTTCATTGGTAGGGTGGATCATTTTCGAATATCCGATTTGGAATGTGTTTGGAATTTGCTCTGCGGATACGAAGACTAAAGGATGTGAACTCCAAATCTTGGATAGCCTAACCAAGTACGGAACGGTCCAGATGTCTCGACGTGTTGATGGATATTTTCTTTATACACTTTAAACTGTTATATATAAATACCGACACAAAACCCAGccgccgctccaagcctcccacccgatttaGCCTCCTGAGGACGGAAAAACAGGGGAAAGTCGGGGGGAAAAGATTGGAAAAGTCACAGAAAGCAAAGGAAAGACGGAAGAAATTGAAgggtaagaccttttcccacattgattgatcatttttttttttcatttcattctctttttcgtGGACCTggggggaaggagagcacctgagggagattggaggggttTTGATGGGATTTTTTCctcaagcatatgggattttgtgcgagttgtggcggtatgcgttggtcccttgaggttttgagagcttaatcttggtagaatcttgatattttgtagggtttggggattttttgatggaaagggttcttctttggctacaaaattttcaatttatggagttctgctctcatgataatatgaatatgataccaaATCCGTGATGTGAGACGGCTCAGTTCCACCTTTCCGAACTATCATGTGGATGCATGAACGAGGCCTTTCTCACGCTATCCAACTCCATGGGCCAAATGCGTGTCATGGTAGCTTGCACCGGCCACCATAGAGTGAGAAACCAAGTTGGCTGTCATGTTGAGAAACCAATTTTTGATTGAGGTGGCTGGTGTACTTTTAACTTgtaattagtttaaaaaataatttctttgctTCTTTTTTATGTATATATCAGTCATTATATATGGTAATCAAAGAAAACAAAGCAATGGTTTCTTTATATTCTGTGTTTGTAATGGTTACCAGGACATCAAAATCTGTTGGTGTGGAATTGGATATTAGTCTTTATTGTTTTTTATCAGAAAAAGACCATTCCTTTTTATTACTTTTTTGATCTTATAATAGTGCTAATACAAATGCTGGAATTGGATAAGATCTtttcattataattttataaatcgaGCTTAGAATTTGAAAATGAGTGTTAGTGCTAAAGCATTTTGGCTGTAGGTTTGTAGATTTTGATATCTGGTTATTGTTATGTTTTAAGATGGGGCACGGTGTCGCACACTTCAATTTggatatttttatctgaaaagaaGGTGATGGATTTCAGATGAGGCATGCTGGCAATGCTCATGGTTTTAGCAACATGGTGCTGGAGAACTTGATGCTTTTTTCTATAAAAAGTTTGTACATGATGGAAAAATGAGCGGCAAAAATTGGTATCTGTTTGAGTTCCTTTAATCATGTATTTGAAGGAGGGTTGCTCATTATTGCTGAAGGTCCGAAAACCTGTGCAACCGATGGCACTCATGATGAATTTGATATCTGATCACAAACGAGTAAAGGACATGAGTGCTCCAAAATTGAGAGAGACTGATGTTGTGAATAGAATACGGCATGAGAGAGACATTACGGTTGCACTGGAATATTTCAAATCTGTGGCTGTGTCGGAAGTTTTCAAGCACACAGAGCTGACATATCAAGCCATGATAGAGAAACTAGGAAGGGAAAATCAGATGGATGCCGTTCAGTACCTTTTGCAGCAGATGAAGATGGAAGGACTACCTTGTTCTGAGGAAATCATTGTAGGTGTCATAAATTCTTATTCTCGAATAGGCTCCACAGAGCAAGCCCTGAAGACATTTTACCGGATCCAAGATCTTGGTTGCAGGCCAACAGTGAGAATTTATAACCATCTTCTGGATGCTTTGCTTCAAGATAACAAATTTAACATGATCAATCCTATCTATACAAACATGAAGAAAGATGATCTAGAGCCCAATATGTTCACCTACAATATACTTATCAAAGCTTTGTGCCAGAATGATCGGGTGGATGCTGCCTATAAGCTTCTCATTGAAATGTCGAATAAGGGGCATTGTCCTGACAGTGTTAGCTACACAACAATAGTGTCTGCTCTCTGTAGGTTTGGGAAGCTAAGAGAAGCAAGCGATCTTCTGCTGAGAATAGCCCCTACAGTGTCTACTTATAATGCTTTGATAAATGGTATGTGTGGTGAATTTAGAATGGAAGAGGTATTTTCTTTGCTAGAAGAAATGTTTAATAGGGGTATCAGCCCTAATGTAATTACTTACACTACAATAGTTAATGCACTTTGCAAGGCAGGTGACTTGAAGTTGTCTCTTGCTGTTTTGGCACAAATGTTGGTAAGAGGATGCAGCCCTAATATCGTCACTTTTACATCATTGATGAAAGGGTTTTTTGAAGAAGGCAGAGTGCCTGAAGCTCTTGATGTGTGGACCTGGATGATTCAAGAGAGATGTATGCCCAATGTTGTCGCATTTAATATTCTTGTCCATGGTCTTTGCTTTAATGGAGATCCAAGGAAAGCACTAGATGTCTTGGATGGGATGGAAAAAAATGGCAGTCCTCCAAATGTCAAGACCTATAGTAGTCTTATTGATGGTTTCTCGAAAGTAGGAGACCTAGAAAGTGCTATTTCAGTCTGGAACAAGATGATGAGCAGTGGTTGCAAACCTAACATTGTTGTGTATACGTGCATGGTGGATGCTTTTTGCAGGAAGTCCATGTTTGATCATGCTCATCGTCTTATTGAGAATATGCTTTCTGAAAATTGTCCTCCAAATACAGTGACATTTAACACATTGATAAAAGGTCTGTGTGACACTGGAAGAGTAGGCTGGGCCATGAGTATATTAGATGAGATGAGAAGGCATGGTTGTCAACCAAACATCAGGacatacaatgagttgcttgatgGTCTTTGCAGAGGAGGACAGTTTATGCAAGCCCTCCAGTTCGTGAATGATACGTTGGAAAGTGGGGCTGATTTGAATTTAGTGACTTACAACACTATAATACATGGCCTCTGCCAGGTGGGTAGGATCAAGGAGTCTTTACTACTTAAAGGAAAGATGATAGTTCAGGGGATTCAACCTGATTCACTCACTATTAATTCAATCATCCATGCTTATTGTAAGGAAGGTGAAGTTAGGATTGCAGCTCAACTTTTAGGTGGAATGGCTTCAGAAAATTGTTGCCGTGATGTAATCACATACACTACTCTAATTTCTGGTCTTTGCAGTCAACAGAGACTAGAAGATGCTGCAGTGTATCTTCTGAAGATGTTAAATGAAGGCATTTCTCCAAACATTGCCACGTGGAATGTTTTGGTGCGTGCTGTTTTTGTGAAGTTGGGTTATTCCAGTGCAATTCAGTCAGTGGATAACATTCTGGGTAAACGTGCAGACTATAGGAGTCTGGTTAACAGATGATTCATCATGGATCACAGAACATATGAACTTTCAAGATGAGTATATGCTGATAGAAATTTTCTGATCTGCTGAATATTTCAGGTAGTTCCTAATGCATTTTGGTTCACATTACGGCTATTGCTATTGGTGTGACTTGATCATAATCTGTCACAGTTGCAAAGTATTGCGATAACCAAGATCACAGGCTTAAATCATTGAAATCCTTTTACTTGAAGTTTGTGATTGGCTAAAGATTTCATGGTATTCTCCACAGGTGCAGAGTAGTTTCAGCTTTTGATACATGATAGGACCAAAGAGAGAATTCTATGGCAGCAGGTTGTGTGCACCAACCAGCAAGGAATCCTGTCCTTTATTTGAATAGAGGATTTAAACTCTGATTCCTGTCAAGAAGAATCTTGTCCACTTAAAGCAGTTTTCTTCTGCTGCGGTTTGGCTGGTGTTGCCAACCAACATATTTTGACTGGGTTGTTGGTCCTGTTGAGGGAGTAGTTCAATTGAGAGGTGGCAATAAAACTATAAAATATTTGatgatttttatcttttaattttcaaGCTGGAATTATTCAGAATAATGAGTTGCCAATGAAAAGCAATTGAGTTTAAAGGTCAATTCCAGCAATTCCACTTTGATGTTCTGCCATGGACAACATGACATATGCCTTTTCTGTCTGGTGGTTTGGATGAGACTGTTGTAGGTCAGAAGTGAAGCACAACAAACTGAGTATTGAACTCATGCAATTAGTTCATTCATTTATAGTTCATTTTCCTTCTGCTAGATGATTTTGAGCCTTACTGCATAATATCATGAAAACTTGACCAAATGTACAGTGATTAAAATGAAAAATCTTTTATTTATGATACCTCTGGGTTGAATTTTACTCAAAAAAGGTTACATTGGATTGAAAATGGCAGACTGTTCTCTTTTAAGTGGTAAAATGTGGAGAGCAACTGATGAGTAAAATCTTTTAGTGTGTGGTGAAGGTTGTGCTGTGCTAAAAAGAAAGAATGGTGTTTGTATACTATGTTTTGTCAGGAGGTCAACTCTGAAGGAATTATCAGCCCTACTTGATCATAGGATGTTAGTAAAATGAATTATTTCGAGGTAATAAACCCCCAGTTTTATCATGGGCTGGTGAAATGGTATCTGGCTCCttttactatttttacttttACAGATGGTAACAGGCTGTCATAGATTCTATCTGGCTTCTTTTATTTGTAAGTTGGGTCTTGTGGTCATTCAAGAAGAGGAAGCACATCTGTTTTCTCTGTTATCTTGTTTACCTGATAATATTTGAGCATCTGACCTCTTTTCTTCATTGTAGGGTTCCCCAGATCTCTTTCAATGTCAAAGGCTAAAGGATCGACCACAATCCCTTGCTCGGCTGTTTGTAAACAGTTAATGCATTGAGATTGGCACATGAAACAGATTCTCGTCCATGGAATATGAATGAATACCTAAATCAATACTCTAGGTTGATTTCCCTGTTGTAAATTTGAAAGGCCTTGAATTATCTTAACTAATAAGAGCGGTAGTCCTTTCCTGGGGATAAGGCCTCTCAGCAGTAGTCCGTTCATTTTACACTTGGGTGAATCAAATGCTTTGATGAGGCCTTTTCTGGGGATATGGAAACCACCATTTATTCAATATGCCTGCATTTTTCTCTATTGCAGTGTTTCTCACTAGGTTAAGAGAGATTATCGCTTGTTACCATATTTCTCTAGGGAAGTCTAAAAGAATTTTTATGTGTTATTATGTTTCTTGAGATGAGTTTAATAGCATTGTTACTTGTTAGTCTATTTCTCTAGACAAGTTTAAGAGAAGCGGAACAGAGGTCCCCGGATACTCGGGGTGCCTACTGGCTCGGTTGCTAAAGCCATTGGGTATTGATGCCCAATAAACTGGGGCCTTATCCTTCCCTCACCCGACTTCATTAGGACTTCAACCCATGCCATTTTTTCAGAAAGGCCACTGGATCCTCCATCTAGTAATTTTGTTATTTATGTTTGTCAGTGATCCCTAGACTTTTATCACCGATAACTATCATTGTTTCCCTGGCTTTTGTGAGTAAATAGATGCCCGGGAAATGCCTGGTAGGCCTCTCTGCACATCCTTGCCCTTTTCACTCCAGCAGGTTAAATTGTTCAAACTCATAATATTCTCTTCCCGACTCTTACTGCAGGGCCTTTTTTTCCCAAGGCATGATTTGGATGGAAAtcatgcatgggatataatttatGAGCCTATGGACGTAGTTTACTTGTGTCAGTCTTCCATACAAGAGCTAGGCCTAATGCTGTTCGTTTACGAAGGTTTAGTTTTGGGGACATGTCAATCCTTTGGAGATGCCTCAGATATTGGCTTTAAAGACTACAAAATACTCGAAGAATTAAATAATGATTAATATTAACAAAAGACTACCGATCTCACCTTGTCTTGTGGACATCTGACACTTGTTTTAAGCATGATTCTCTTTACCAAATATGGCTTCCTCAGAAATATCACGTGGTTTTATTTGTCTTCACTTTTATTGCAGTCTCCGACTATGGTTGGTAACAATTACAAACAGGAAGTATGCTCTCTAGAGGAACAAACTCTGCTGCTCACTTGTTCAAATTACATGGGGGATCCATCAAATTCTATAATCCCATCCTAACCTGATATCAGCTTCCCATGACGTGGTGCTTAAATCTAGGCCAAGGGGAGATTAGAAGAGTGCCTGTCATGAAACCAGAGCCCCAAATTACTGGAACTTTTCCAGAAAGGAACCAGCATTACTTTTAAACTCTCTCCAGTCTGAGCATTTTGCCATAACGCTACCATAGTACCATCCAAAAGTCATGCCTCTGACATCGAGCAAGGTCTATGAAATTCAGATCCCTGCTTTGCTGAATAGATATCAAAGACAAATTGAAAGCATTCTGTCACCCTAAACAGATAATGAAGACATGCAAAGAGCATAGATATCCCAGCCAAATAACAATAAAAAAGTTCAGTGGAGACAAATTAAACCTGTTTAGATATTTCCATCCTGTACAAGACGAGCATTTTTAGTGTCCCATGAACAA encodes the following:
- the LOC105057315 gene encoding uncharacterized protein, which gives rise to MYLKEGCSLLLKVRKPVQPMALMMNLISDHKRVKDMSAPKLRETDVVNRIRHERDITVALEYFKSVAVSEVFKHTELTYQAMIEKLGRENQMDAVQYLLQQMKMEGLPCSEEIIVGVINSYSRIGSTEQALKTFYRIQDLGCRPTVRIYNHLLDALLQDNKFNMINPIYTNMKKDDLEPNMFTYNILIKALCQNDRVDAAYKLLIEMSNKGHCPDSVSYTTIVSALCRFGKLREASDLLLRIAPTVSTYNALINGMCGEFRMEEVFSLLEEMFNRGISPNVITYTTIVNALCKAGDLKLSLAVLAQMLVRGCSPNIVTFTSLMKGFFEEGRVPEALDVWTWMIQERCMPNVVAFNILVHGLCFNGDPRKALDVLDGMEKNGSPPNVKTYSSLIDGFSKVGDLESAISVWNKMMSSGCKPNIVVYTCMVDAFCRKSMFDHAHRLIENMLSENCPPNTVTFNTLIKGLCDTGRVGWAMSILDEMRRHGCQPNIRTYNELLDGLCRGGQFMQALQFVNDTLESGADLNLVTYNTIIHGLCQVGRIKESLLLKGKMIVQGIQPDSLTINSIIHAYCKEGEVRIAAQLLGGMASENCCRDVITYTTLISGLCSQQRLEDAAVYLLKMLNEGISPNIATWNVLVRAVFVKLGYSSAIQSVDNILGKRADYRSLVNR